From one Thermatribacter velox genomic stretch:
- a CDS encoding carbohydrate ABC transporter permease has product MKAVVSRGKYFIYPIVVFLLLILLFPFFVMVSTAFKPLEEVYANPPHWIPREVRLQNFVDIWSKYPLGAYFRNSFIIAAGTTLLNMALCIPAAYAAARINFRSKSLVMYLFLVVQMFSPVIVIISLFKIISSLGLLDNLFALVLTNGVFTLAFSIWLLSGYFRSIPKEIEEASLIDGCSRLQSVVRVLLPVAMPGLVTTIIYTFITAWNEFMFALTFITSMEKRPLTLGLYNFIGRWTVQWHYLMAAALLALLPVVFLFLFIEKELVQGLAGGAIKG; this is encoded by the coding sequence GTGAAAGCGGTGGTAAGCAGAGGGAAATACTTTATATACCCTATTGTGGTGTTTTTGTTGCTTATTTTGCTTTTCCCTTTTTTTGTCATGGTTTCAACTGCTTTTAAACCTCTTGAAGAAGTTTATGCGAATCCTCCACACTGGATTCCCCGTGAGGTAAGATTACAAAACTTTGTGGATATTTGGAGTAAATATCCTTTGGGTGCTTACTTTAGAAACAGTTTTATCATTGCTGCTGGAACGACCTTGTTAAATATGGCTTTATGTATACCAGCTGCTTACGCGGCTGCCAGAATTAACTTCCGGAGTAAAAGTCTCGTAATGTATCTATTTTTGGTAGTACAGATGTTTTCGCCTGTTATTGTGATTATTTCTCTCTTTAAGATTATTTCTTCGTTGGGTTTACTCGATAATCTTTTTGCTCTGGTTTTGACTAATGGAGTTTTTACTCTTGCATTTTCTATATGGTTATTGAGTGGTTATTTTAGAAGTATTCCCAAAGAAATTGAAGAAGCTTCTTTAATTGATGGCTGCTCTCGCTTACAGTCGGTTGTAAGGGTACTTTTGCCAGTAGCCATGCCTGGCTTGGTTACTACGATTATATATACTTTTATTACCGCTTGGAACGAATTTATGTTTGCTCTAACTTTCATAACTTCGATGGAGAAAAGACCACTTACATTGGGACTGTACAATTTTATTGGGCGCTGGACTGTACAGTGGCACTACCTTATGGCTGCTGCCTTACTGGCTCTGTTACCGGTAGTATTTTTGTTCTTGTTCATTGAGAAGGAGCTGGTTCAGGGGTTAGCAGGGGGAGCGATTAAAGGATAA
- a CDS encoding 6-phosphogluconolactonase, whose amino-acid sequence MTTFRYSLAKFIPFQDREECERVRKITKEEITKHPNPDFKIRIIENKEDFYFQFALDIVTRIVEAREKNQKLVLILPVGPMPQYPIAAEMINRLRIPMDHVYTFNMDEYADEEGNTAPPTWPGSFQKAMWDGFFSKIDPKLRPPERNIHFPTKEVLNDYAKMIADLGGADCCYGGVGWCGHIAFWEAHLGFEFGDDLEAFKQAGPRIVELHPMTIMQNALHSFSGDWSWVPPKAATIGPAQIVQAKDRSFWLDGYIGGGVSWQRFIARLAAHGRVNTLVPASILQTLPGTYTMLGGVADNVEIHMS is encoded by the coding sequence GTGACCACTTTCCGTTACTCTTTAGCCAAGTTTATCCCCTTTCAGGATCGGGAAGAATGTGAGCGAGTTAGAAAAATAACCAAAGAAGAAATCACCAAACATCCCAACCCTGACTTCAAAATCCGCATCATCGAGAACAAAGAAGATTTCTATTTCCAGTTTGCTCTGGACATCGTCACTCGCATTGTGGAGGCTCGTGAAAAAAATCAAAAGCTGGTACTCATTCTACCAGTTGGCCCCATGCCCCAGTACCCCATTGCTGCAGAGATGATTAACAGGTTGCGCATTCCCATGGACCACGTGTACACCTTCAACATGGATGAATACGCTGACGAGGAAGGCAACACGGCTCCTCCCACCTGGCCGGGTTCTTTCCAGAAAGCCATGTGGGACGGTTTCTTTTCAAAGATTGACCCCAAGCTCCGTCCTCCCGAAAGAAACATTCACTTCCCAACCAAAGAAGTTCTGAATGATTACGCCAAAATGATTGCTGACCTGGGTGGCGCAGATTGCTGCTACGGTGGTGTGGGTTGGTGTGGTCACATTGCTTTTTGGGAAGCACATCTTGGTTTTGAGTTTGGCGATGATCTGGAAGCTTTCAAGCAGGCTGGACCCCGCATCGTGGAGCTGCATCCCATGACCATCATGCAGAATGCATTGCATTCTTTCAGTGGAGACTGGTCCTGGGTACCACCCAAAGCAGCCACCATTGGTCCTGCTCAGATTGTGCAGGCTAAAGACCGCAGCTTCTGGCTGGATGGCTATATCGGTGGAGGAGTGAGCTGGCAGCGCTTCATAGCCCGTCTTGCTGCTCACGGAAGGGTGAACACCCTGGTGCCTGCCTCTATCCTGCAGACTCTGCCAGGAACCTACACCATGCTTGGTGGGGTGGCTGATAACGTAGAGATACACATGTCCTGA